From Bacillota bacterium:
GCAATTGAGGATACCGACCTTCCGATTGTTTTACATCTTGACCACGGCGATGGATTTGATATCTGCAAGTCTTGCATTGATGGCGGATTCACATCAGTTATGATAGACGGTTCTAAATATCCGTTTGAAGAGAATATCCGTATAACCAAACAAGTCGTTGATTACGCTCATGCTCATGGGGTTGTTGTTGAAGGCGAACTTGGTAAGCTTGCCGGCGTTGAAGATGACGTTAAGGTTGATGCTAAGGATTCAACTTATACAGACCCTGCCGAAGTTGAAGAATTCGTATCAAAGACAGGCGTTGATTCTCTTGCAATTGCTATCGGAACCAGCCATGGTGCTTATAAATTCAAAGGTGAAGCAAAACTTCGCTTTGATATACTTGAGGAAGTAGCTAAAAGACTTCCCGGATTTCCAATCGTACTGCACGGTGCTTCATCAGTAATTCCTGAATATGTTGAGATGATTAACAAATTCGGCGGCAATATGCCAGGTGCCGCAGGCGTTCCAGAAGATATGCTCCGCAAAGCTGCAACTATGGCAGTCTGCAAAATCAATATTGACTCAGATTTGCGTCTTGCAATGACAGCCGCTATACGCAAACATTTTGTTGAGCATCCCGATCATTTTGATCCCAGACAATACCTTGCTCCTGCCCGTGACCTTATCCATGAACTTGTTTCTCATAAACTTGTTGATGTTCTCGGTTGTGCAGGCAAAGCATAAAATTTTTACAAAAAATATAACAAGAGGCATTTTGCCTCTTGTTTTTTTCTCATAAAGGTTGTATAATAATCAAGCATTATGCGGGTGTAGTTTAGTGGTAGAACATCAGCTTCCCAAGCTGAGAGTGTGGGTCCGATTCCCATCACCCGCTCCATAGTAAAACCCTGCAGCCACGCGGCTTGCAGGGTTTTTATTATCTCAAAATAACACACTTTTATTGGGGATAAGATCGGAAACGAAGTGCTTCTAAAATCAATTGCCAAGCATTAAAAACCTGTGTCCATATGGATTACAGGTTTTTTTATTTAAACCGATGTAAATAAAACTGTTTCTGTAACGATTTCAGCTCATTTATTGCGTACTATACAATATGTTCAAAAATATGTTTTAATTGTTATTGTTTAAAAAAATCGCCTTATTTTATAAATAATGGTTGAAATTTGCAAAATTATAATGTATTATAATTAACGGAAACTCCAACCAATCAATATAACGATTTTAAAATAAACCATGAAGTCCATGAAACGTAAAGTTTCATAAATAATAAATAACGGCGGAGGGGTTTTAGTATGTCAAAAGTACGAGGCACTTCAAATGTGCCAATGGTTCTAGGAATTGTGGGTGGTGTAATAGGTCTTCCGGCTGCGGTATGTTCAGGTGCGTGTGCTGCGGGGTTTTCTGCTGCAGCCAATTCTTCAAGTTCAGTAAGTAATACTGCTGGAAGCACCTTTATGATTCTAGGATTGCTTGCTGCGGTTATAGGGATTGTCTTTGGAATATTGTCAAAAAAAGCGCCTATTACTTCAGGCATAGCTTTGATTATTGCGACTATTTTATCAGGAATTACATTAATTACATTTAATTTCTTGACATTAATTGTAGTTATATTATTGTTGCTTGCCGCTATTTTCTCTTTTGTACAGAAAAAAGAAACGGTCGAATAAATATTTTATTCATAAAGAGCCGCTTGAGAGCGGCTCTCAGCTTGTCGAAAAACTATATTTTCGACAAGCTGGAAAGGCGCTCGAAAAAGGACAGGCAGACGAAGAACAGGTGCTCGTCGCTGTATGCAGATACAGCAGGGCACCTGTTCTGAAGTAAGCAAAAGTGCCCGAAGCGGTGGCTCTCACGCCATTTTGCGTTTACAAGCCGTAACCTTAAGATCACGTTTAAAGGCCCAATCTTTTAATTTTGTCGTATAACTTATATTTAACCGCTTTTGCGGTGCACGTACTTTTTTGACAGTTTGAGAGCCGCTTACGAGAGGCTCTCTGTATTTTTGAGGTTATCATGTATCCTATATTTAAATTTACAATTTTGGGAAGCACTTCAGTAATCCCTATGTATAACTTAATGATCGGAATAGGTATTATTATCGGTATCATTATTTTTGAACATATATGTAGTAAAAAAGGTGTTCCAAAACATCAAATTGACAATTTGATGCTTGTAATTTGTATTTCTATAGTCTTCGGATTTTTTTCAGCAGCGTTATTTGATAAACTTGTTCATTATCATAGCTTTAAAGCATTTCTCTCACATTTATTTGTTTTTACAGGCCTTACGTTTGCTGGGGGTTTTTGGGGCGGAGCAATTGTATTTATAATTTCTTATAAAATTGTCATGCGAAACTTTAAAAATATTAAACTACATATTAATTGCGCAGCACCTTCAATAGCTATAGCACATTCTTTTGGCCGGATAGGCTGCTTCTTGGGCGGATGTTGTTTTGGAAAACCAACGCATTCAATAATCGGAGTCCAATTTCCTGCCGGCTCATTAGCTGAACAGTTTTACGAATATAAAGTAAAAGTCATCCCTACACAGCTTATTGAAGCATTATTTCTTCTGCTGCTTTTTTTCGTTCTTTACTTTTTACTGCAAAAACATGCCTTTTCTTTTTATCTGTTATTTTATGGGGTATTTCGATTTATCATTGAATTTTTCAGAGGCGATAACCGTGGCACAATGTTCCAAACCATATTCACTCCATCACAGTGCCTGTCCATTCTAATGATTTTTTTAGGTTTGTGGATCCTTTACAGAAGTATTTTATTAAAGCATAATACTCAAAAAATCATTCTGAGTTCTAGATAAATATCAGCGTAGGCATGTAGGCTAGAATCTAGCTTACATGCCTTGTTTGCATTATAGGAAAACAAAAACGACTATCAAGGGCGTTTCACTTGCCCTTGACAGCCCAGGCTGGAAACGCCTCACTGTCTTTGCCGCACATTTATTGAGCGTCACCCGTGTCTGAATCAACACCCTGTGAGATATCAATAATTTCAGAAGTTTCAAATTTTGAGCCGTCATCAATGTCATCAAGCCCAGGAAAATCTTTTTCGATTTCCTCGTCTTTCATTTTTTTATCTTCCGGATTATTGAACTCACCGCTTTTATCTACGATAGGATACCGTGAAAACGGAGATAGCATGTCCTTTTTTAGTTTATATTTTTCTACCATTTTACTGTCTATTGGTATAAACTCGCCATTCATTTTTAAAAATAATTCTTCCATATTTACTCCATATATATTTTTCTTCCTTTTTAATATATGTAAATTTTAAATACAGATTACAAAAATTTTTTACTCTCTAAATTTTAATAAATAAGTATAAACAATTTAAAACATAAATCTTTTTTATATTTTAATTTAATATAAAAAAGATATTTATGAAAACAACCTACGAGCTGGATTTAAAAGTAATTACTTATTAATTTTATAAATCGTTAATTCATTAATTATCATTATAAATTCGATCACCATACAATAGTATGCGGTCATTCCAAATACAAGTAGGTGATCTTTTGAAAAAAATAACTACTTTTGCCTTAGTGATAGCCATGTTAATGATTCTATCATTTTCGGCATTTTCCGCTAGCGTTTTACCGCAGCGTTATAACGGCAACGATTCAAACCCAAATGATTATACCCCACCGCCCGGATGTTTGCATTATGAAATACCACAAAGTGATACTGCCGGTATCCACACCATTCGTTTTGACAGTAACGGCAATGTTGACCCCAATGGTGATTTTATATTTACAATATCGGTTGGTACAGTTGCCGGTACAGATTATACCCAGGTGTTATACTGGACTAGCAATTTCCCCATTGACGCAGTCATTGTAAAGGGGGGAAACGCTTTTAATCTTTACGCATATTCAACTTCAGTACGTGGTGACACGTATCTTGTTTCCCCTATCAACGCATCCGGACATCCCGCAGATATAAGTCATGTGTCGGTTGTTATCTGTCCTGAGGACTTTCCGCCGGGTCCACCGCCTCCTCCGCCTCCACCTCCTCCGCCGCCTCCCATCAATTGCATTGTAATAGTCACTATTATATTAAGCATTATTGCAGCTATAATTTTAGCCGTAAAATTTTCAAATCATTGTTGTAGGAATTAAGACCGCACAGCAATATGCTTTTTGCCACACCGAAATTTTTTCGGTGTGGCATATATTTCATGTTTACATGCCATATAATTATGGTATACTATAATCAAACATTTGTTTGTATTAGGAGGCAATTTGGATAGGGTTATTCTTCACGCTGATTTAAACTCATTTTATGCAAGCGTTGAGTGCTTATATAATCCTGACATACGGGAAAAACCAGTTGCAGTCTGCGGAAGTGAAGAACTTCGTCATGGCATCGTTCTTGCTAAAAACAAACATGCTCAAAAAGATGGCGTTAAAACCGGAGATACGATATGGCAGGCAAAGCAAAAATCACCTGACCTTATTGTAATAACCCCAAACTTTGAACGTTATATGTATTTTTCAAAAGCTGCCAGATCAATATACGAAAGATACACCGACAAAGTCGAAAATTTTGGCCTTGATGAATGCTGGCTTGACGTAACGGGAAGTCGGCTGCTATTCGGAAGTGGTGAAGAAATTGCGGAGGATATAAGAAACACCATTAAGAATGAGCTTGGCATAACCGTATCAGTAGGAATATCGTGGAATAAAATATTTGCAAAGCTGGGCAGCGACTTAAAAAAGCCTGATACCTGCACACTCATATCAAAAGATAATTATCAAAGCGTTGTGTGGCCTTTAAATGCATCCGATCTTTTGTATGTGGGTCGCTCAACTAAACAAAAACTTTACAGACACGGTTTATTTACAATCGGCGATATTGCAAATGCCGATACTTATTTTTTAAAGAACCTACTTGGAAAATGGGGCGAAACTTTATGGGCGTTTGCAAATGGGTATGACCCTACTCTCGTACAGTCATCAGACAGCTCCAGTATAATCAAAAGTATAGGCAACAGCATGACAACGCCGCGTGATATTGAGAAGGAGGATGATGCGTTAAAGGTTATAACCGCACTTTCAGAAAGTGTTGCAAAACGGCTTCGTGAAAATAATTTATATTGCCGTACTGTTCAAATAAGTTTACGGAATACTGACCTTGCCTATGAAGAACATCAGGTCAAGCTTAATTCTACTTTTATTTCAAATGAGATCGCAATGGCAGCATTAAAGATATTAAAACTAAACTATACATGGGAAAAACCTTTGCGTTCTTTAGGAGTGCGTGCATGTGATCTTATTGGCGTCGGCAGCTGTTTCCAGCTTGATTTATACGGAAGCGATATAAAAAGAGAAAAGTATGAACAGTTGGAATTTGCTCTTGATTCTATTCGCAGCAGGTTTGGAAGCGGTTCTGTTCGAAAAGCAGTGCTGCTGTACGATGAGCTTACGGGCTCGGATAATGCTATAACTCACGATATACATCCTGTATCTTATATGAGGTGATTATATGGCAAGAAAAGTTTTTGTGAACGTAACAGCTGATTTTATGTATGACGGTAAGATAATGCCTCGCTCATTTGTTTGGGAAGACGGGAGACGCTTTGATATAGACCGTGTCCTTGATGTCCGTCCAGCTGCATCCTTGAAAGTCGGTGGGCAAGGGCTTCGCTATACATGCAGAATATGCGGTAAACAGAAATATATCTTCCTCGAAAACGGTCGTTGGTTTATCGAAGGCAAGTGACTAGTAAAGTTGCCTCCCCTATTGACACCTTTTTATTGGTATGCTATACTGGCTTTCGAACTAATATTTGGGGGCGTAGCTCAGCTGGGAGAGCGTACGGTTCGCATCCGTAAGGTCGAGAGTTCGATCCTCTTCGTCTCCACCACAACGCGCAGATACGAACTCTTTTTATAGTGAGAAACGTATTTGCAGTAATAGCAGAAATAGAGCGCCGCTGATGCGGTGCTCTATTTCTATATTTATATAAAAAATTAATTGGCTAAGAAACCATCCAAGCAGTACTGTTATATCAGAGCTTTGGTGAAACAGATCTTAGGTAGGTATCCCAATAATCCTCATCAGTTTCTATCTCATGCAGCCAACAATAAAGAAGTAATGTCTCAAATTCCTGTTTTTTGCCTTTAATAAAGCTTTTCTTTGGCATGTTTCTGTAAAGGGAATCAAGATTAAACAAATTGCTTTTTTGTTTATAATCGTAATCCCATAATATGCTCTTTGGGATTTTTATGTCATTTCTTTTCGAATACTTATCATAGTATTCACTCCTTTTCTTATGGCTTATAGGCCAAATATCAGGATTGTCATAAAAATATTCGCTCCAACCACAGCAAAAGTTATAAAGGTTTACCCCATGCTTTTGATATGTCTCTTTGATCCAATCATCTATACTATCACATATGTGATAATTATCATATGGAGAAAATAAATTCTCTATTCGGTGCAGATCTTTAATAAAGAGAAATATTTTCTCTGATTGATTGTTTAGAAACTTATACTTTTTAATTACTTTAGGATATATCTCATATGATAAGGCTCTAAATTCTGCTTCCGTATCGTATAATAAAAAGTACGTATCTTCAATATAATTTGACAAATTCTTATTCATATACTTTCCATAAGATGAGTATATGGAAACCAGCCACTCCTGGATCTCTGTATCATAGTCCTTTAGCATAGCCCGATATTTATCAACTTTTTCTTCATGCAATATGGTCTTTTCATCAGCAGGGCTTGTCTCCAAGTAATTATTAAAATATTCGAAAACGTAATTGACACAGATACGTGTATTTTCAGGACGCTTGTCAATATCATATTCATTTATTCCGTCTTCTTTTTTTCGCTTAAGGATGTATTCTTCTAATGTGAACATTGGTACTCTCCTTAATGCCTTTATTTTTCAAACGAAATCATTCGCGAAGTCAACAAAAAATATGGTGACCAAAGAGCCTCTCGACTCTTTTTAATTTCAGCTATTTATTTTACGCAAACTAGTAAAACAACAAATATAAATAGGTGAAAGTATTTGTATAGATGTTGCAAATGACCTGTCCATAACACTTCTGCGGTAGCGTATTTTAGTTAACAAACGAAGCAATAATGCTTTTCTATTGAAAGCATTCCTCATATTTAGTGTCCATCTCATCAATTAAATTCCAGAGTATTGACTCCTCGTCTTGTTTTTTAATATTAGAGAGCCAATTATTGATGATATTGAATCCCGTATTAGCATATGCCTGTGCAATCGCGAAAGCTTCATCCTTGTCACTTATTTTTTCCTCTTCGTTTCTTTTCCGCATCTCATCAACGAGAAGTGAATATATGATTGACATCGCGCCTTCGTTGTTTAATATAGAGCTTTCTAGTATAAAGCCATGTAAGGAGGAAATAGGCGTCTTTTTTTCAACCTTAACGCCAAGTGCCATTGCAAATAGGAATAACTCAATTCTATCGACAGAACTCTTATCTAAACCCAAGAACTTAGTTTTATCAATAATTGGAATCGTTATATCATTAATCTTTTTATCAATGCTAAGTCTATCTGCCATGTTAATACGCCTCCCGCTGAGTAACTTCTTCATCCGGACTTATAAGCTTATTATAACTTGATAGGACTTCCGAGTTAAAATATTTGCTAATTTCAGTGGAGAATTCTGATGGAGTGAATGCAAGGATAAGCTGCTTTTTCTCACTTACCGTAATTAGTGACTTTGCAAAGTTTTCCCTGTTAATATCCGAGACTCTGCCAACTGGAGTATCAATAAACAACAAGCAATCATGACCTGATACGCGATGTAATGCAATTGTAAAGGCAAGTGCTAGTAACTCACGCTCAGCAGCGCTGCAGCTACCCAGGCAAGATTCTTTTGTTATCTTATGAAACAACCGCAACTTATAGTCATCACTAAGCTCAATATGTCCATACGTGTTTTTCTTCCAGATCAGTTCCTCAAACAGATCCATCGTTTCTGTTTCCATTTGCATCCGGACTTCGGTAATAATCTCATTTTCAATAGAAGCTACAATTCCTTTAGCTTCAGTTGCGAAGTTAAGCTGACTCTTTATTTCTTCACACTTGTCACTATCAGATATAGCCGCATCCAGTTTAGCGTTAATTGAAGCAATCTCAGTATCTAGAATTCCGATTTGGTTTTTATAGGAGCCAATTTTCTCACTATTGATGCGTAAGAGATCTCTGTTTTCTTCTCGCTGTTGCATCCAAAGTTCGATATTTTCTACGCTCGAACAAGTGCTTATTCGTTTATATAGTTCTTCATTTTCCGCAGTTAATGATGCAATATGTTCGTCAAGTTCACGTATGCTTGAGAAAATTTCTTTCTTGTCGTCCATATAGTTTGACGCTTCCTTGCAAGCACGGGAGACATCATTCTTAATCTCCACCAACTTATGTGATACAGTCGTAGATACTTCAAACTTATCAATTAATGATTTTAAATAATCCTCTGCCGCTTTGTTAATTGTGTTCTTGCAGATCACGCATTCATGGTGTGTTAAGCTGTCCTTTATTAAATCAATGTTGATATCCGGAGGAAGGACACCCTTTTGAAATTTAGCCTGAATATACTTATCTGTTGCTTTATTAGTGTCGTACATCATCAACAAAACATAATACTTTCTAATCAGTTCGAGAAGTTTTGTGGACTGCTTTTTTCTTGCATCTGTATATTCGTTGATCAGTTTAAGATTATCATTATACCTCAGATTATCACCAACAACCGATTCTGTTCCTGATATCCGCTGGTCTAGGGTTGCAATAACATCATTTGATTCTTTTATACTTGCCTCAAGAGCAGCTATCTCGTCTGTCAATTTTTTTCTCTCGGTCTTTTTGGTTGTTATATCGGCAGTAAAAATATCAATTTTTGGATTCATTTTTGCGATAGATTTTTGATACTCCTCAATTATCTTTTCCAGATGAATGCGAACATTAGAGACGACGCTGATTTGCGCAATCTCGTGTATCGAATCCCTTACATGCGTAGTAGCTTGTCCTTTGCCAAAGTAATTATGCAATTGTTCACCATCAAAAAAGAAGTACTGTCTGATCTTTTGTGGAAGATATTGATTTACTATCTCGCGAGCTTCATCGTTCTCAAGGATTTCAGTGTTACCAGTTGAATCAGTTACGGCTGCACGAAATAAATCTCTATCAGGGAAGTATGTAGACACGTCAATCGCAACACTGCGATCAAATGCAATCTTACAATTGTTAGCAATAGTGTTAATGCGGACAGAAACAATCGCACTCTTTTCACCTTTTTCACGTGCTTCAACGAGTGCCGCATGGTTGCAGATAGTTAAGCTATCATCCTTATCACCAAGGTGCGGTTCATCTCCATAAAGGCACCAGTTAATCGCATTCAACATATTCGTCTTACCAATACCATTTGATGCAACAATGACATGCAGATCGGTGCATTTACTGCGAGGGAAGGAAATGTTGATTGCTTTATATTGCCGGTAATTGGATATAACGATAGAATCGAACCTCATTTGTTATCGCCACCTATCTGCTCACGTTTCTTAGCGCCCTTTTCAACTTCGGCGCTATAAAACTTTGAATACTGTTTACCTTCAGATTCATTTGTCATGATTGCAACCAAAAAGTCATACATAATGACATCCCCAGCAGTTTTGCTTTCCAACTTTTCCAGGATTATAGGATTCTGTATCATACAATTCCTCCGAGTATTTTATATATCAAGTTTAATACGCTTGAATTGTTCAAGGCATTAACCGACAGGTCCTTAACTCTCTCCATCTCTTTTTCAAAGATTTTCCGTTCCAGCTTCACCATAATATCTTCTTTATAACCCGAAAGATCGGGCCTAATAATCAAATCATAAATATCAGCCTGATTTTTTCCAGGAGCTTGCCTAATAATTCGGCCGATACGCTGAATATATTCACGCGGGTTCGTACTACTTGCCATAACAATAGCACGTTTTGCCGAAGGGATATCAATACCTTCATCAAGACACTTTATAGCAACAAGTACCATGTACTCCCCTGAAATGAATCTTTTTATTAGGTATTCACGTTCTGAAACCCCTCCGTATTTTGAAGATGGTATCGTTGATTCAGCCTGAGTAAATCTATGTGCTGTAATGTTTCTGCGTCCCATAATTCTCATAACACGATCAATCTGGTCGTCTGACACAAAAATAATAGTATCAGAAATGTCATTGCCAATTTCATCAAGGATCAACTCAAGCTCGGAGTATTTATTTTCTGCATTTTTCTCAAGTTCTGCGCGTCTAAATAGCAAGAACTGTAAAGCCTGTTCCGAATCGCCGCTGTGTATTTGACTGATTTTAGTAATCTTATCAGATAGCTGTTTATATTCACTTAATTCGTCATCAGTCAAGTTAATGAAATGCGGATGATAACGATAATTAACCAAGAAAGTTTTACTCGTAATCGGATTTATAGTAGTTAGTGCATCCTGTATGTTGAACTTAAAAGAGACATTTCCAAAATAATCCTCGATTAGCTTACTGCCCTCGTCGTCAAACCAGCGTGAAGGGGTCGCACTAAGACCCAACCGACACTGGTAAGACTCCAGCAATCCCTGTCTGGTTTTTGCAGCTCCCATTCCGTGTACTTCGTCACCAATGAAGAACTTCATTATTCTGGCGCTACATCCATTTATAATAGCTACAAAATCGCCATCACTGCATGTTTGATGCGTTGTGTATATTACTAAATTCCTATAAAAACCTGAGGAGAGTTTTTTTATTTCTTTGTCAAGAGAAGCACGCCAGTTATGAATTGTTCCATCGCAAACCATACTACCATCAATCGAAGTATTTAAACTTTCTATATCATTTTTCCACTGTATAGACAGTATATTCTGCGGGCATGCAATTACAGCTAATACCGGATGTGTTTCAGTCCTGAGTAACTCTTGCATACAGCCTATTGCAGTACGGGTCTTCCCGCACCCAGTGGCCATCTCTAGCAATAACCTTTTGTTAGAATCTTCCCACTTATTTACAGCATTTTTCTGATAGAAAAATAGTTTCAAGTCTTGCTTAGCTTTTGTCAAATAGTCCCGGTGCCTGCTTGTGTAGTATTTTTTTAATGCGATTGAGTCCTTTGAAAAGTCTGCGCCTGTTTCAATTAGTTTTTCATAGACTGCTGTTGGCAAGTCGACAACTCTTACGCCTGCGCGCTTGTTGTCCCAAAAGTCTTCGAATTTATTCTGATCTTCCGTAAAATATATCTTTTGCCCTGGTTCCCATTGCTTGAAAACCTTAAATTCCTCAATGTTCTCAAGCCACCCAGATGCGCTTTCATTATTGGAACCACTGAATGAAACCCCATTAAAATCTTCATCGTATAGGATTCCAACCTTCTGATGCATTATAGAGTGAGAAGCTGTTTTATCACTGTTGCTGATCTTCCCTTTTTCGTAGACCAGTGCAATTTTAATCTGCAAATAACCCTCAGCCAGCATCCACCCTAATGCTGAAATGTGGTCATGTTGAAACTGGTCTTGTACTTGCGAAAGGTCATATATAAGTCTTTTAGATAGAATGCTATCCGTATCATTTACAGCGATGTTAATGATATCAGCATCTTCTTTGCTAAGACGTGGACATGTTATCAAACGCATTTTCCCTCCGCGTTCAATCAGTGCAGCAAGACCCCGTGCTGCAAGCGCTAGACTTGTCGAAGAGAAAAATCCCGTTATTCTGTCATAGCGCTGCGCATAGGAAAGCATCGGGATATAAAAATCCCAAAGTAAATCATCTTTTTCAGATTCGTATGAATATTTGAGTTGAATATCCCGAAAGTTCATATCTTATCCCCACACAATATTATTGAGCCGGTGTTGCATTTCAACTCCAGCATTATCCATTATATACTGCAGCAGCTCTCTGATATTAGATCTTCTCCTCAGCATCGTTGATTTCGAAAGATATCGCAACATATATTCAGCTATATTAAACGTACTATCTTCCGCCAGTATAAGTGCCTGCTGTATTAGCGGTATTCTCAAAGCAAGTTTTTTCTTAATATTAGAGCGCTTAGCAGAACTTTCAGTTAAATAGTAGGCCATGCCCAAATCTGTAGCTGCAAGTGGTTTTATCTCTGTCGTTAATCCCAACTGTGCTGCTAGTTTATAATGATTTTCTC
This genomic window contains:
- the fba gene encoding class II fructose-1,6-bisphosphate aldolase, whose product is MALVTTKEMFEKAYKGGYAIGAFNVNNMEIVQGITEAAKEHNAPVILQVSAGARKYAKHAYLVKLVEAAIEDTDLPIVLHLDHGDGFDICKSCIDGGFTSVMIDGSKYPFEENIRITKQVVDYAHAHGVVVEGELGKLAGVEDDVKVDAKDSTYTDPAEVEEFVSKTGVDSLAIAIGTSHGAYKFKGEAKLRFDILEEVAKRLPGFPIVLHGASSVIPEYVEMINKFGGNMPGAAGVPEDMLRKAATMAVCKINIDSDLRLAMTAAIRKHFVEHPDHFDPRQYLAPARDLIHELVSHKLVDVLGCAGKA
- a CDS encoding DUF4064 domain-containing protein, with product MSKVRGTSNVPMVLGIVGGVIGLPAAVCSGACAAGFSAAANSSSSVSNTAGSTFMILGLLAAVIGIVFGILSKKAPITSGIALIIATILSGITLITFNFLTLIVVILLLLAAIFSFVQKKETVE
- a CDS encoding prolipoprotein diacylglyceryl transferase, translated to MYNLMIGIGIIIGIIIFEHICSKKGVPKHQIDNLMLVICISIVFGFFSAALFDKLVHYHSFKAFLSHLFVFTGLTFAGGFWGGAIVFIISYKIVMRNFKNIKLHINCAAPSIAIAHSFGRIGCFLGGCCFGKPTHSIIGVQFPAGSLAEQFYEYKVKVIPTQLIEALFLLLLFFVLYFLLQKHAFSFYLLFYGVFRFIIEFFRGDNRGTMFQTIFTPSQCLSILMIFLGLWILYRSILLKHNTQKIILSSR
- a CDS encoding DNA polymerase IV, coding for MDRVILHADLNSFYASVECLYNPDIREKPVAVCGSEELRHGIVLAKNKHAQKDGVKTGDTIWQAKQKSPDLIVITPNFERYMYFSKAARSIYERYTDKVENFGLDECWLDVTGSRLLFGSGEEIAEDIRNTIKNELGITVSVGISWNKIFAKLGSDLKKPDTCTLISKDNYQSVVWPLNASDLLYVGRSTKQKLYRHGLFTIGDIANADTYFLKNLLGKWGETLWAFANGYDPTLVQSSDSSSIIKSIGNSMTTPRDIEKEDDALKVITALSESVAKRLRENNLYCRTVQISLRNTDLAYEEHQVKLNSTFISNEIAMAALKILKLNYTWEKPLRSLGVRACDLIGVGSCFQLDLYGSDIKREKYEQLEFALDSIRSRFGSGSVRKAVLLYDELTGSDNAITHDIHPVSYMR
- a CDS encoding AAA family ATPase, giving the protein MRFDSIVISNYRQYKAINISFPRSKCTDLHVIVASNGIGKTNMLNAINWCLYGDEPHLGDKDDSLTICNHAALVEAREKGEKSAIVSVRINTIANNCKIAFDRSVAIDVSTYFPDRDLFRAAVTDSTGNTEILENDEAREIVNQYLPQKIRQYFFFDGEQLHNYFGKGQATTHVRDSIHEIAQISVVSNVRIHLEKIIEEYQKSIAKMNPKIDIFTADITTKKTERKKLTDEIAALEASIKESNDVIATLDQRISGTESVVGDNLRYNDNLKLINEYTDARKKQSTKLLELIRKYYVLLMMYDTNKATDKYIQAKFQKGVLPPDINIDLIKDSLTHHECVICKNTINKAAEDYLKSLIDKFEVSTTVSHKLVEIKNDVSRACKEASNYMDDKKEIFSSIRELDEHIASLTAENEELYKRISTCSSVENIELWMQQREENRDLLRINSEKIGSYKNQIGILDTEIASINAKLDAAISDSDKCEEIKSQLNFATEAKGIVASIENEIITEVRMQMETETMDLFEELIWKKNTYGHIELSDDYKLRLFHKITKESCLGSCSAAERELLALAFTIALHRVSGHDCLLFIDTPVGRVSDINRENFAKSLITVSEKKQLILAFTPSEFSTEISKYFNSEVLSSYNKLISPDEEVTQREAY
- a CDS encoding DEAD/DEAH box helicase family protein, whose protein sequence is MNFRDIQLKYSYESEKDDLLWDFYIPMLSYAQRYDRITGFFSSTSLALAARGLAALIERGGKMRLITCPRLSKEDADIINIAVNDTDSILSKRLIYDLSQVQDQFQHDHISALGWMLAEGYLQIKIALVYEKGKISNSDKTASHSIMHQKVGILYDEDFNGVSFSGSNNESASGWLENIEEFKVFKQWEPGQKIYFTEDQNKFEDFWDNKRAGVRVVDLPTAVYEKLIETGADFSKDSIALKKYYTSRHRDYLTKAKQDLKLFFYQKNAVNKWEDSNKRLLLEMATGCGKTRTAIGCMQELLRTETHPVLAVIACPQNILSIQWKNDIESLNTSIDGSMVCDGTIHNWRASLDKEIKKLSSGFYRNLVIYTTHQTCSDGDFVAIINGCSARIMKFFIGDEVHGMGAAKTRQGLLESYQCRLGLSATPSRWFDDEGSKLIEDYFGNVSFKFNIQDALTTINPITSKTFLVNYRYHPHFINLTDDELSEYKQLSDKITKISQIHSGDSEQALQFLLFRRAELEKNAENKYSELELILDEIGNDISDTIIFVSDDQIDRVMRIMGRRNITAHRFTQAESTIPSSKYGGVSEREYLIKRFISGEYMVLVAIKCLDEGIDIPSAKRAIVMASSTNPREYIQRIGRIIRQAPGKNQADIYDLIIRPDLSGYKEDIMVKLERKIFEKEMERVKDLSVNALNNSSVLNLIYKILGGIV